ATGATGCTCGGCGCCAGGACGACGTCCACGTCGTGCTCAAAGAGGTCGAGCAGGTGCCCGAAGGCGAGCTTGACCGGGAAGCACGACTCGAGCGCAGCGCTGGCGATGGTCTTGCCGACGATGGCCGGGTTGGTGGGTGACGACAGGACGACGTCGAAGTCGAGCGCGTGAAGGAAGCCGCGCCAGAACGGGAAGAAGTCGAAGAAGGTGAGGTTGCGCATCAGCCCCACGCGCCGGCGTCGCGGCTCGCTGGACGGGCGCGCCCCCGGATCGACCCAATCGCCCAGGAGCAACCGCTCGCGCGTGGCGAAGTGGTCGGGAATCGCCGCCCACGACTGGTCGCCGGCGCGTCCTGCTTCCTCGAACTTGTCGCAGCGGGCGCCGTAGAAGAACGGCGACTCCCCTTCGATCGTGACCTTGTGCACCTCGCACAGGTTGGGGCAGGCCTTGCACTCGAAGACCGAACTCTCGTAGTGGCGCTGCGAGAGGTCGAAGCCCCGAAAATGGGTCGACGGCGGCGTGTTCCCATTGCCGCTGGCGTTGACGCGGCGCGCCATCGACTCGCGGGCGAGCATGGCGGCGCCGATGGCCCCCGTCACGTCGTGGTTGGGTGGGACGATGATCTCCTTCTTCGTGAGGGCAGCGAAGGCCGAGACCACGCTCTCGTTGGCCGCCACGCCCCCCTGGAAGAGGACGTGATCTCCCAGCGCCCGTCCGTTCACCACGCGATTGAGGTAGTTCTCGGCGATGGAGTAGGCGAGGCCGGCGGTGAGGTCGGCGACCTTGGCACCATGCTGCTGGTGGTGCACCAGGTCCGACTCCATGAAGACCGTGCACCGCTCGCCTAACGCCGACGGGCAAGGCGACGCGTAGGCCAGCTCGCTGAAGTCGTTGCGGATGTTGATGCGCAGCCGGTCGGCCTGCTCCTCGAGAAACGACCCGGTCCCGGCGGCGCAGGCGTTGTTCATCGTGAAGTCGACCACCGCGCCTCGGTTGATGCGCACGAACTTGCTGTCCTGCCCGCCGATCTCGATGAGCGTGTCGACTTGCGGATCGATCCACACCGCGGCGCGCGCCTGCGCCGTGATCTCGTTGCGCACCGAGTCCGCGCCGACGAAGTCGCCGGTGAGGTAGCGCCCCGATCCCGTCACGCCGACGGCGCGCACGCGCACACGACTCCCCACCTCGAGGCCGGTACGCATCAACCCGTCGCGCACCGCTTCGAGCGGGCGCCCCGCCGTGGGGAGGTACTGCCGGGCAACGACGCGGTTGTCGTCGTCGATGAGGACGACGTTGGTGCTGACCGATCCGACGTCGATTCCGAGGGACACGTCGATCGGGGCGGCCTCGGCGATGGGGAGGGCGCGTCCGGTCGTCAGATGATGCGCCAGGCGCGACAGCGGCGGCATCGACTCGTGCGCCGTGTCGTGCTTGAGCGCCTCGTCCAGCGCACTAAAGCCGAGGAACCGGCGCCCCTGCCCACGCTCGGCATCGTCCATCGCCACGAAGGCGGTCCCGATCGCCGCCATGAGGCAGTGGTACTCGGGGACGATGATGCTCCCGGGTGGCACCTTGAGGACGGTCTCGAAGGCGCGCGTGACGGCGGCGTTGTACGCCACGCCCCCCTGGAAGAGGATCGGCGGGACGAAGCGCTTCCCCTTCCCGATCACCGTCGTGAAGTTGCGCGCCATGGCCAGACAGACCCCCATCAGGATGTCGGGGAGAGGCGTCCCCACCTGCTGCAGGTGGATCATGTCCGACTTGGCAAATACGGTGCAGCGACCGGCGATGCGCGCCGGGTTGGTGCTGGTGAGCGCGAGTCGCGCGTACTCCTGGTCGATCGCGACGCCGAGGCGCTCGGCCTGCTGGTCGAGGAAGGCGCCGGTTCCGGCCGCGCACAGCGCGTTCATCGCGAAGTCCTCGAGCAGCATCTGCTGGCTCGAGGGGTCCCAGCGCACGGAGAGGAGCTTGGAGTCCTGTCCGCCAATCTCGATGACGGTGCGTGCTTCGGGGTGATAGGCGCCGATCGCGCGCGTCTGCGCGACGAGTTCGTTGACGTGCGTCCCGCCGATGAGGTCGGCGACCGGTCCGCCACCCGAGCCGGAGAGCCCTAACCCGAGAATGGTGGCATCGCCGATGACGTCGGCGAGTTCATCCACCGCCTCAAGGAGCGCCTGGCGCGGTCGCCCCCGGGAGCGCACGTAGCGCCAGTCCAGCAATCGGCGGTTGGAATCAAGGACGACGACCTTGACAGTCGTCGAGCCGATGTCGATGCCCAGGAAGATGCCACCCATACCCCCTCCCGCCAGGTCGTACCAGACGATTCACCTCTGGCAGCCCCGGCGCATCGCCGGTTCCACGTCTCTTGTGTGAGTGTTTCACTGGCCCGCATTCGGCATGTAGAGCGTTGCCTGTGAACCATGGGCATGCGGCTGAGGCTGCCGGTGCGGGGAGGGGCGCCCTTGCCCTGATGCGCTATTCGCCTGGCGGCGCTGACACGGCGACTGAAGCGCCGCGTCTCCAACGACTAGGGGGCGGCCGGGGGCTCGTCGAGGCGGGCCGTCCTGCCGACGATCACCGTGATGTTGTCGCGTCCGCCCCCGTCGAGGGCGTCCTGCAGCAGCGCCTCGCAGGCCTCGCGCGCCGACGTCATCGCCAGCAAGCGCTCGCGGATGCGCGCATCGTCGACGTGGCGCGTGAGCCCATCGCTGCACAGCAGATGCACCATCCCCCACGCGTTCTGCACGCCGGTCACGACGGGCGACGACTGCGCCCCACCGATGGCGCTGGCCAGGACGTTGGAGAAGCGTGCGACCTTCTGGTCGGTACGCGTGAGGACACCGAGGTCGATGAGCTCCTGCGCGATGGTCTGGTCGCGCGTGACCTGCGTGAGCTCTCCGTCGCGCATGAAGTAGTAGCGCGAGTCGCCGACCTGGAGCAGGTAGATGCGCGGCCAGACGCCGAGGAACAGCGTGAGCGTCGTCGCCATGCCGCGTCGGCCCGGGAGGGCGGCGCTGCGCTCGTTCAGCGCCTCGTGGACGCGCAGCGCCGCTGACTCGAGGGTGCGACGAAAGGCCTCGTCGTCGCCGGCATCGGCGGTGTAGAAGCAGGTCGCCGAGTCGTTGACGTACTGGCTCATCGACTCCAGGGCGAAACGGCTCGCCTCTTCACCAGCGAAGCCGCCCCCCACGCCATCGGCGACCACGGCGAGAAAGGCAAGGCGATCGGTGTCGCGCTGCACGCCGCCGAGCGCCGGGAGGCTCGTGAGGTGTACGCGCATCTGCCGGTGCAGCGAGGCGATGAGGAAGTTGTCCTGGTTCTCGGTGCGCACCTTCCCCGGATGCGTCAGGCCGTACACGTCGATCTCGTCGTCGCGCGGCTTGCGGACGGCGCTCGGGACTTCGGCCGGCTCCTCACGTATCGCCATCTTCCCCTCCGCTGGTGCGCACCTACGTGCGTCGATGTCGGGTCGCGCGGTTACGGCGTGGGCGCCACCAACGCCTGGTACACGAGCGTCGGGAACTTGGCCGCGAGGTCGGTGCGGTTGGGAATCTGCTGCACCATGAAGACGACGACCAGCTTTTCCTTCGGATCCACGCGATAGTTGGAGCCGTACGCCCCACCCCAGCCGTACGCCCCCTGCGAGCTCATCCCGTTGGCACCGAAGCTGTCGACGGTCTGAAAGCCGAGGCTGAAGCCGAGCCCCGAGGTGGAGTGCAGCGTCCCCACGTGGTTGGTCGTCATGAGCTGCACCGTCTTGGGCGCGAGGATGCGCACGCCCTCCAGCTCGCCACCGTTGAGCAGCATCTGCAGGAAGCGCGCATAGTCACGCGCCGTGGAGACGAGTCCCGCGCCCCCCGCAAACGAGCGGCGCGGACCGTCGAGGTAGTTCCCCTGCCCGCGGGGTCCGTCGGGGGCGCGCGACGCTGACCCGTCGGTGTTGCTGCCATACACCGCTGCCAGCCGGTCGCGCTTGCCTGTGGGGACGAAGAAGTGCGTATCGACCATGCCTAACGGCCCGGTGATGCGCTCGGCAATGAAGGCGTCGAGCGCCATCCCCGACGCCTTCTCGACCACGCAGCCGAGGATGTCGGTGTTGTAACCGTAGACCCACGCCTCACCCGGCTGCGCAACAAAGGGGAGTGACGCGAGGCGCTCCATCGTCTCGCACACGGGTTCGTCCTTGTCGGCCGTGTACCATCCGAATCCAGCGGCGGGGCCAAGCCCTTTCGCTTCGTACAGTTTGGCGACATGGGCGTCGGTGCCGTACGAGATGCCGGCCGTGTGCGTCAGGAGGTCACGTATGGTGATGGCGCGCTTGGCCGGCACGATGGCGACGCCGGTGTCCGTGCGCGTTGCGACCATCGTGCGACTGTAGGCCGGGATGAAGCGACTCACCGGATCGCTGATGGCGATCTTCCCCTCTTCGACCAGCGCCATGATGGCCACGCTGGTAATGGCCTTGGTCTGCGAGGCAATGCGGAAGAGCGCGTCGGGCGTCATGCGGCGCCCCGCCTCCATGTCGCTCCACCCCACCGCCTTCTCGTAGACGACGCGCCCGTTGCGCAGGACGAGCCCGACCGCCCCCGCCACCTTATGCTCGTCGACGTACGACTGCATGAAGCGGTCGATGCGCGCCAGGCGCTCGGCGGAGAAGCCGTTCGCCGCGCGCGGCGCGCTCCCGGTCTGCGTCTGTCCCGGACGCCAGAAGGGGCGCTTGGCGGTCTGCTGCGCCGGAAGCGCGGAGAGCGCGAGCAACGCGGGGGCGATGGTCGCGAGGGCGATGACGCGTGGGGAGCTTCGCAGCATGGTGGTCAGCGGAAATGACAGGTGGTGAAGCCGTGAACGTCGG
Above is a window of Gemmatimonadota bacterium DNA encoding:
- a CDS encoding beta-lactamase family protein, with translation MLRSSPRVIALATIAPALLALSALPAQQTAKRPFWRPGQTQTGSAPRAANGFSAERLARIDRFMQSYVDEHKVAGAVGLVLRNGRVVYEKAVGWSDMEAGRRMTPDALFRIASQTKAITSVAIMALVEEGKIAISDPVSRFIPAYSRTMVATRTDTGVAIVPAKRAITIRDLLTHTAGISYGTDAHVAKLYEAKGLGPAAGFGWYTADKDEPVCETMERLASLPFVAQPGEAWVYGYNTDILGCVVEKASGMALDAFIAERITGPLGMVDTHFFVPTGKRDRLAAVYGSNTDGSASRAPDGPRGQGNYLDGPRRSFAGGAGLVSTARDYARFLQMLLNGGELEGVRILAPKTVQLMTTNHVGTLHSTSGLGFSLGFQTVDSFGANGMSSQGAYGWGGAYGSNYRVDPKEKLVVVFMVQQIPNRTDLAAKFPTLVYQALVAPTP
- a CDS encoding ATPase, which produces MGGIFLGIDIGSTTVKVVVLDSNRRLLDWRYVRSRGRPRQALLEAVDELADVIGDATILGLGLSGSGGGPVADLIGGTHVNELVAQTRAIGAYHPEARTVIEIGGQDSKLLSVRWDPSSQQMLLEDFAMNALCAAGTGAFLDQQAERLGVAIDQEYARLALTSTNPARIAGRCTVFAKSDMIHLQQVGTPLPDILMGVCLAMARNFTTVIGKGKRFVPPILFQGGVAYNAAVTRAFETVLKVPPGSIIVPEYHCLMAAIGTAFVAMDDAERGQGRRFLGFSALDEALKHDTAHESMPPLSRLAHHLTTGRALPIAEAAPIDVSLGIDVGSVSTNVVLIDDDNRVVARQYLPTAGRPLEAVRDGLMRTGLEVGSRVRVRAVGVTGSGRYLTGDFVGADSVRNEITAQARAAVWIDPQVDTLIEIGGQDSKFVRINRGAVVDFTMNNACAAGTGSFLEEQADRLRINIRNDFSELAYASPCPSALGERCTVFMESDLVHHQQHGAKVADLTAGLAYSIAENYLNRVVNGRALGDHVLFQGGVAANESVVSAFAALTKKEIIVPPNHDVTGAIGAAMLARESMARRVNASGNGNTPPSTHFRGFDLSQRHYESSVFECKACPNLCEVHKVTIEGESPFFYGARCDKFEEAGRAGDQSWAAIPDHFATRERLLLGDWVDPGARPSSEPRRRRVGLMRNLTFFDFFPFWRGFLHALDFDVVLSSPTNPAIVGKTIASAALESCFPVKLAFGHLLDLFEHDVDVVLAPSIMTRPDAVPGQPHNHSCPLVLSTPSLLIANLGNTPGAPPIVSRPLHLQNARAARLELTALAKELGATSGADIDRAIQAGWASQKAFEGAVRQAGREALEAIVPGQPAAVIVGRPYNGGDLGANLDLPYKLRRMGVLPIPMDFLPLEQATLPDLHEDMYWRSGQDILRAANVIRGDDRLQAIYLTNFNCGPDAFLITFFHEQIGDKPFLELEVDEHTADAGMITRCEAFFDSLNIRQVA
- a CDS encoding serine/threonine-protein phosphatase, yielding MAIREEPAEVPSAVRKPRDDEIDVYGLTHPGKVRTENQDNFLIASLHRQMRVHLTSLPALGGVQRDTDRLAFLAVVADGVGGGFAGEEASRFALESMSQYVNDSATCFYTADAGDDEAFRRTLESAALRVHEALNERSAALPGRRGMATTLTLFLGVWPRIYLLQVGDSRYYFMRDGELTQVTRDQTIAQELIDLGVLTRTDQKVARFSNVLASAIGGAQSSPVVTGVQNAWGMVHLLCSDGLTRHVDDARIRERLLAMTSAREACEALLQDALDGGGRDNITVIVGRTARLDEPPAAP